A window of Thermincola ferriacetica contains these coding sequences:
- a CDS encoding acyltransferase, with product MQQKVEEIALMRGLAIMGIVLLHVTAYFLVAERADFLSFKLALVLNQSVRFCLPLFLIISGFGLAYNYRKTGDIKLSRFFTKRFNKVFIPYIIWSVVYFGFYLTVLGKIPNDAKIMDFNSFSANWAEIGLIFTKNLLFGRNYVHLYFVILIVQFYLLYPFLIKRLSKFRDHTVILLMAFFAYLLLMVYFFHFRKLTGIYLVDWFVKYYWKTFVAWYFYFLLGLSMGLRLDTFQRFAEKYFVASGIFYLVTLALVVAEAFLHPPYDIGRLTSLRVSVLLNTLAAVPFFFKSLNMLKDKLRLPVGILEQMGNNSFGIYFIHLVVIYFFSTIMCYYAPGLFSFYRTSFIISLFLVSILFSLLAVKLFNRLPFGHLLTGVKINRSKAYE from the coding sequence ATGCAGCAGAAAGTCGAAGAGATTGCGCTCATGCGCGGCCTGGCTATTATGGGCATTGTTTTGCTACATGTTACTGCCTATTTCTTGGTTGCTGAACGAGCGGATTTTTTATCCTTTAAGTTGGCCTTGGTCCTTAACCAATCCGTCCGTTTTTGTTTGCCGCTTTTCCTGATAATATCCGGTTTCGGCTTGGCTTATAACTACAGAAAAACGGGTGATATCAAGCTTTCCCGGTTTTTCACAAAAAGATTTAATAAAGTGTTCATACCCTATATAATATGGTCTGTGGTTTACTTCGGTTTTTATCTGACCGTCCTTGGGAAGATTCCCAATGATGCGAAAATAATGGACTTTAACTCATTTTCTGCAAACTGGGCGGAAATAGGTCTCATATTTACCAAAAATCTGCTCTTTGGCCGGAATTATGTACACTTGTATTTTGTAATTTTAATTGTACAATTTTACCTGCTTTACCCGTTTTTAATTAAAAGGCTGAGCAAGTTCAGGGATCACACAGTTATTTTATTGATGGCCTTTTTTGCTTACCTGTTGTTAATGGTCTACTTTTTCCATTTTAGAAAACTGACCGGAATTTACCTGGTTGACTGGTTTGTAAAATATTATTGGAAAACTTTTGTGGCATGGTATTTTTATTTCTTACTTGGTTTAAGCATGGGACTCCGTTTGGATACATTCCAACGGTTTGCAGAAAAGTACTTTGTGGCCAGTGGCATTTTCTATCTGGTCACCCTTGCCCTCGTAGTTGCAGAGGCCTTCTTGCATCCGCCTTATGACATAGGACGGCTGACGTCATTAAGAGTATCGGTGCTTTTAAACACTTTAGCGGCTGTTCCTTTTTTCTTTAAATCGTTAAACATGTTAAAAGATAAGCTTCGCCTTCCGGTAGGCATTCTTGAGCAAATGGGGAATAATTCCTTTGGCATATATTTTATTCACCTGGTGGTAATTTACTTTTTCTCAACAATCATGTGCTACTATGCCCCAGGTCTTTTTAGCTTTTACAGGACTTCGTTTATAATTTCACTCTTTTTGGTTTCAATACTTTTTTCGTTACTAGCGGTAAAATTATTTAACCGGTTACCCTTTGGGCATCTGTTAACAGGGGTGAAAATAAATCGCTCGAAAGCCTACGAATAA